From a single Arachnia propionica genomic region:
- a CDS encoding transposase family protein, whose translation MITPARKPAHGELTDTDKRNNTTINRVRYLIERVIANLKTWRVLHTDYRRPYNTFETTIQAVTGLIFAYSL comes from the coding sequence ATGATCACCCCCGCCCGGAAACCCGCCCATGGTGAACTCACCGACACCGATAAAAGAAACAACACGACCATCAACCGTGTCCGTTACCTCATTGAGCGTGTCATCGCGAACCTCAAGACCTGGCGCGTCCTGCACACCGATTACCGTCGCCCCTACAACACCTTCGAAACCACAATACAAGCCGTCACGGGACTCATCTTCGCCTATAGTCTATGA
- a CDS encoding replication-relaxation family protein, protein MSHQPIPGLPVAVPLGSPVMNPNHVATSLSSPSRGTNTPRSSSPPARKPTGRVGARQRRRLAAALSDRDHHVLSQIWRHRYLTTAHLQAFCFTRHASPESAGRTTRRVLNRLERNGLIRALTRRIGGVRAGSEAKVWQLAPAGARILLPDKGSSWRTHEPSERFLNHTLATADCHLTLREAHKRNITVAVQTEPTSWRHFTGIGGETRLIRPDLAAHLTGTDQDGPWDDYWFIEVDMGTESLPSLLAKCHAYTDYYTSGLEQTTHGSFPRVLWLMHGPRAEQRTTELTRRIHRTTRLEPRLFVTATPENIEQALWPETPETNHTIHPEANRKEHP, encoded by the coding sequence ATGAGCCACCAGCCCATCCCGGGGCTACCGGTCGCTGTTCCACTCGGCTCACCCGTCATGAACCCAAACCACGTAGCCACAAGCCTTTCCAGCCCATCACGGGGGACGAATACTCCTCGTTCCTCGTCACCCCCGGCCCGGAAACCAACCGGGCGGGTCGGTGCCCGTCAACGACGCCGCCTCGCAGCCGCCCTGTCTGATCGTGACCACCACGTGCTCTCCCAGATCTGGCGACACCGCTACCTCACCACCGCTCATCTCCAAGCGTTCTGTTTCACCAGACACGCCAGCCCAGAATCCGCCGGACGCACCACCAGACGAGTCCTGAACCGGCTGGAACGAAACGGACTCATCCGCGCCCTCACGCGCCGCATTGGAGGAGTCAGAGCAGGCTCTGAAGCCAAGGTATGGCAGCTGGCCCCAGCAGGAGCCCGCATCCTGCTCCCCGACAAAGGCAGCTCCTGGCGCACCCACGAACCATCCGAACGGTTCCTGAACCACACCCTCGCCACAGCGGACTGCCACCTCACCCTCCGCGAAGCCCACAAACGGAACATCACCGTTGCCGTCCAAACCGAACCCACCAGCTGGCGACACTTCACCGGAATCGGTGGCGAGACCCGCCTCATCCGCCCCGACCTGGCCGCCCACCTCACCGGCACCGACCAGGACGGCCCCTGGGACGACTACTGGTTCATCGAAGTAGACATGGGCACCGAATCCCTCCCCAGCCTGCTAGCCAAGTGCCACGCCTACACCGACTACTACACCAGCGGCCTCGAACAAACCACCCACGGCAGCTTCCCCCGCGTCCTATGGCTCATGCACGGCCCCCGAGCTGAACAACGCACCACCGAACTCACCCGACGCATCCACCGCACCACCCGCCTCGAACCACGCCTATTCGTCACCGCCACCCCAGAAAACATCGAGCAGGCGCTGTGGCCAGAGACTCCTGAAACCAACCACACCATCCACCCCGAAGCGAACAGAAAGGAACACCCATGA
- the hemL gene encoding glutamate-1-semialdehyde 2,1-aminomutase yields the protein MAGLNQEWMTRACEAIPGGVNSPVRAFASVGGTPRFIKQASGCRVTDVDGTSYVDLVCSWGPALLGHAHPEVIAAVQNAAAMGLSFGAPTGAEVELAERIRARVPVAEHVRLVSTGTEATMTAVRIARGATGRDKIVKFAGCYHGHSDALLAAAGSGVATQGLPGSAGVTVAAAADTIVLAYNDFDELRSLFERIGGQIAAVITEAAPANMGIVTPAEGFNAEIRRLTADHGALMILDEVLTGFRVGASGWWGLEAGVEAPAWAPDLITFGKVVGGGMPLAAVGGRREVMDLLAPLGPVYQAGTLSGNPLATAAGIATLDLAKPEVYDRVDARSAELQRLVGDALTGAGVPHVIQNAGNLFSVFFREKPVIDYADAQDQDTAAYGRFFHAMLDGGVALPPSAFEAWFLSVAHDDAAMETIAAALKQAARAALPTGESIR from the coding sequence ATGGCTGGATTGAACCAGGAATGGATGACACGGGCCTGCGAGGCGATCCCGGGCGGGGTCAACTCGCCCGTGCGGGCATTCGCGTCGGTGGGTGGCACGCCGCGTTTCATCAAACAGGCATCCGGGTGCCGCGTGACCGATGTCGACGGCACCAGCTACGTCGATCTCGTGTGTTCCTGGGGACCAGCGCTGCTCGGGCACGCCCATCCCGAGGTCATCGCGGCTGTGCAGAATGCGGCTGCGATGGGTCTCAGTTTCGGGGCGCCGACGGGCGCGGAGGTGGAGCTCGCCGAACGGATCCGCGCCCGGGTTCCCGTCGCGGAACACGTGAGGCTGGTCTCCACCGGTACAGAGGCCACCATGACCGCGGTGCGGATCGCCCGCGGAGCCACGGGTCGCGACAAGATCGTCAAGTTCGCGGGTTGCTATCACGGCCACTCGGATGCGCTGCTGGCCGCCGCCGGATCAGGTGTGGCTACCCAGGGGCTACCGGGAAGCGCCGGGGTGACGGTGGCTGCCGCGGCCGACACCATCGTGCTTGCCTACAACGACTTCGACGAGCTGCGTTCGCTGTTCGAACGGATCGGCGGGCAGATCGCGGCGGTCATCACGGAGGCCGCACCCGCGAACATGGGGATCGTCACCCCGGCAGAAGGATTCAACGCCGAGATCCGCCGACTGACCGCCGATCACGGGGCGCTCATGATCCTCGACGAAGTGCTCACCGGTTTCCGTGTCGGAGCCTCCGGCTGGTGGGGGCTCGAAGCGGGGGTCGAGGCTCCGGCGTGGGCGCCTGACCTGATTACCTTCGGGAAAGTAGTCGGCGGTGGTATGCCTCTCGCGGCGGTCGGGGGTCGCAGGGAGGTCATGGATCTGCTGGCCCCGCTCGGCCCCGTCTACCAGGCGGGCACGCTCTCCGGGAATCCCCTCGCCACCGCGGCCGGGATAGCCACCCTCGACCTGGCGAAACCGGAGGTCTACGACAGGGTCGACGCCCGCTCCGCCGAGCTGCAGCGGCTGGTCGGTGACGCGCTGACCGGGGCCGGGGTGCCCCACGTCATCCAGAACGCCGGGAACCTGTTCTCCGTGTTCTTCCGGGAGAAGCCCGTCATCGACTACGCAGACGCCCAGGACCAGGACACCGCGGCCTACGGGCGGTTCTTCCACGCGATGCTGGACGGGGGAGTGGCATTGCCGCCTTCGGCCTTCGAGGCGTGGTTCCTCTCGGTTGCCCACGACGACGCGGCCATGGAGACCATCGCAGCGGCCCTGAAACAGGCGGCCAGGGCCGCTTTGCCAACAGGGGAGAGCATCCGATAG
- a CDS encoding ImmA/IrrE family metallo-endopeptidase, with the protein MTTSSTPSILRSLRQLTPHRACSFTEALNLAERQAAKLNQLLAASHPSFQLTGITDNHITGLPRIRIVREQLPVSGMSHWNGQEWIICLNRDDPEVRQRFTLLHEFKHIIDHGHTHWLYTTQNPKAFTRRWGCPLQLTVHEQAERAADYFAGCALVPRTALKQAWAAGLQTPTALADHFAVSEAAIRVRIDQTGIARTLDPEPSPARCARPIRTPRWQPQRFTIQQPHYGRR; encoded by the coding sequence ATGACCACATCAAGCACACCAAGCATTCTGAGGAGCCTCCGCCAGCTCACACCCCACCGCGCCTGCAGTTTCACCGAAGCACTCAACCTGGCCGAGCGCCAAGCCGCCAAACTCAACCAACTCCTGGCTGCCAGCCATCCCAGCTTCCAACTGACCGGCATCACCGACAACCACATCACCGGCCTGCCCCGCATCCGTATCGTCCGCGAACAGCTGCCGGTTTCTGGCATGAGCCACTGGAACGGGCAGGAGTGGATCATCTGCCTTAACCGTGACGATCCCGAAGTGCGGCAACGCTTCACCTTGCTACACGAGTTCAAACACATCATCGATCACGGCCATACCCACTGGCTCTACACCACACAAAACCCTAAAGCCTTCACGCGTCGCTGGGGCTGCCCACTACAACTGACAGTCCACGAGCAGGCCGAGCGAGCCGCCGACTACTTCGCAGGCTGTGCCCTGGTACCACGCACCGCCTTGAAACAAGCATGGGCCGCTGGACTCCAAACCCCCACCGCATTGGCCGACCACTTCGCCGTCTCCGAAGCCGCCATTCGCGTGCGCATCGACCAGACCGGTATCGCCCGCACTCTCGACCCGGAACCCTCACCTGCCCGCTGTGCCCGCCCCATCCGCACCCCACGGTGGCAGCCACAGCGCTTCACCATCCAGCAACCACACTACGGAAGGAGATAG
- a CDS encoding site-specific DNA-methyltransferase has translation MTTTLTAAPQPRGTIIVGDALNHLQEVETGSIDCAITSPPYFRLRNYQHHQQLGLEDTIHGWVNNLLTITDEIARVLVPTGTLWLNLGDSYSTHQHEGAPRKSLLLGPERLALALTQRGWILRNKIIWAKTNSIPASVTDRLSCTHEVIYLLTRSPRYYFNLDDIRQPPKTRCTTRNGRPNTPPRQPRAHTRPQLHPPKRGIPEHWRGPNTDGDEGLATMKRQKTICHPLGKNPGDVWHLATSNYRGAHFATYPTHLVERMLLAGCPERRCRTCRAPFTRPIQRLGTEALRLALTPTCHCTPTHNTSDTHPNSEPGIVLDPFLGSGTTAIVAEEHQRDWLGIELNPTFANLARQRIQDARNKRKTHPTNTTHNHDNRKEHP, from the coding sequence ATGACCACAACACTCACCGCCGCACCCCAGCCGCGCGGCACCATCATCGTCGGCGACGCCCTAAACCACCTACAAGAAGTCGAAACCGGCAGCATCGACTGCGCCATCACCAGCCCGCCCTACTTCCGACTGCGCAACTACCAGCACCACCAACAACTGGGCCTCGAAGACACCATCCACGGCTGGGTGAACAATCTGCTCACCATCACCGACGAAATAGCCCGCGTCCTGGTCCCCACCGGCACACTATGGCTCAACCTCGGCGACAGCTACAGCACCCACCAACACGAAGGCGCACCAAGGAAAAGCCTGCTGCTCGGCCCCGAACGCCTCGCCCTGGCGCTCACCCAACGCGGCTGGATACTACGCAACAAAATCATCTGGGCCAAAACCAACTCCATCCCCGCCTCCGTCACCGACCGCCTGTCCTGCACCCACGAGGTCATCTACCTGCTCACCCGCAGCCCCCGCTACTACTTCAACCTCGACGACATCCGCCAACCACCAAAAACCCGCTGCACCACACGAAACGGACGCCCCAACACACCACCACGCCAACCCCGCGCCCACACCCGACCACAACTACACCCACCGAAAAGAGGAATACCTGAACACTGGCGCGGCCCCAACACCGACGGCGACGAAGGCCTCGCCACCATGAAACGCCAAAAGACCATCTGCCACCCACTCGGCAAAAACCCCGGTGACGTCTGGCACCTGGCAACCTCCAACTACCGAGGCGCCCACTTCGCCACCTACCCAACACACCTCGTCGAACGCATGCTGCTCGCCGGCTGCCCCGAACGACGCTGCCGCACCTGCCGCGCACCCTTCACCCGCCCCATCCAACGCCTAGGAACCGAAGCCCTCCGCCTGGCCCTGACACCGACCTGTCACTGCACCCCCACACACAACACATCCGACACCCACCCAAACAGCGAACCCGGCATCGTGCTGGACCCCTTCCTCGGATCCGGTACCACCGCCATCGTCGCCGAGGAACACCAACGCGACTGGCTCGGCATCGAACTCAACCCCACCTTCGCCAACCTCGCCCGACAACGCATCCAAGACGCCCGCAACAAACGCAAAACGCACCCCACAAACACCACCCACAACCACGACAACAGAAAGGAACACCCATGA
- a CDS encoding helix-turn-helix transcriptional regulator, protein MNETGRISTPISQGSLRHSGSARGIPARARPQPKLGRLLREAREAAGLSVRQAAAESGISLGAISLLEQGKTPSTRIDRLLALTEVYGVEPLEIIEAAGYNLTATLPTFTPYLRSKYGHLPPEAHEEITAAFQRIAAKYGIAEDSRGPAAGEDEVPVETGRTT, encoded by the coding sequence ATGAACGAAACAGGCCGTATTTCCACACCCATTTCTCAGGGAAGCCTCCGTCATTCTGGGAGCGCGCGGGGGATTCCGGCTCGTGCCAGACCTCAGCCCAAGCTCGGGCGATTGTTGCGGGAAGCCCGCGAGGCTGCGGGTCTGAGTGTCCGTCAAGCAGCTGCTGAGTCTGGTATCTCGCTGGGTGCTATTTCGCTCCTTGAACAGGGCAAGACGCCCAGTACTCGTATTGATCGTTTGCTGGCTTTGACCGAGGTTTACGGTGTCGAGCCCTTGGAGATCATCGAGGCGGCTGGCTACAACCTCACCGCCACATTGCCGACTTTCACTCCGTATCTGCGTTCCAAGTACGGCCACCTGCCGCCCGAGGCCCACGAGGAGATCACAGCAGCGTTTCAACGTATCGCTGCTAAATACGGCATCGCTGAGGACAGCCGTGGCCCCGCTGCCGGCGAGGACGAAGTCCCCGTAGAGACAGGACGCACTACATAA
- a CDS encoding antirestriction protein ArdA: MTHHPHPHDANPRAPTQPDDQQAIAEGIQRHGPAFAAWADLVDETTPPGTLDHQLLTQFEDHYLGSYMTTQQWARQEAEALGLEDTLNQALPTALRQYITVDYQTLAQDLELEGDITVLPNPEGGVWVFRSF; encoded by the coding sequence ATGACCCACCACCCACACCCCCACGACGCCAACCCCCGAGCACCCACCCAACCCGATGATCAGCAAGCCATAGCCGAAGGCATCCAACGCCACGGCCCCGCCTTCGCCGCCTGGGCCGACCTCGTCGACGAAACCACCCCACCCGGCACCCTCGACCACCAACTACTCACCCAATTCGAGGACCACTACCTCGGCAGCTACATGACAACTCAACAGTGGGCCCGGCAAGAAGCCGAAGCCCTCGGCCTCGAAGACACCCTCAACCAGGCCCTACCAACTGCCCTCAGGCAGTACATCACCGTCGACTACCAAACCCTCGCCCAAGACCTCGAACTAGAAGGAGACATCACAGTACTACCAAACCCCGAAGGCGGAGTGTGGGTATTCAGGAGCTTCTGA
- a CDS encoding helicase C-terminal domain-containing protein yields MAIDFGALKQPRTADTLIDPRDIFNALPTKTSGMNFLRGPQDQVLEKWFARRSQRDVVVKLNTGGGKTVVGLLIAKSSLAEGKGPVAYLVPDKYLVDQVIAEANKLGICVVNDPKSFAYSQGSAILVDTFQKLFNGKSVFGVGGSVGRSPSVRLPNTVIIDDAHACLNKAEQAFRLAIPSEHDAYEKLLALFESTLEDQSPAGFVALKAKSSSGVQQVPYWSWAEKQREVITTLQPLTNEGDYQFSWPLIADALPISRAVFTSDALEIEAPCLPSDIVTGFSQAERRIYLTATLADDGILVRHLGADPKAVANPITPASAGDIGDRLILVPQQTHPTAADDEIRDLIVDLAATRNIVVIVPSERRAEYWRPYAKFVLAKDTLTRGIDQLRQNPGLGLVVLINRYDGVDLPGDVCHVLVVDGLPEAMSGTERVDQSQLAGSELLVARQVQRLEQGMGRATRSNDDHCVVFLLDNRLAERLHGNGARDCFSPATRAQLKLSERIAAQLEGTSLDTLKEAALQCLNRDPDWLAISRATLAPLRYEQANVSELSVASREAFEHAVAGDFNAALKAMRRAVEAADGPAEEGYVLQQYAAYEHRINPVQAQQTQKSANRKNRSVLRPMEGVEYEKLSAPTLEQGASASANLQQRYTSGNELLLGVNALLEDLSWNVRAEAFEQAWHNLADHIGFNGQRPERDTGRGPDNLWALADRSFHIIEAKNQVKESNPVYKKHAEQLSNAMDWFRQLYGTKTAATPVLVHANAVFDKKAAVPIGCRVVTKEKLDSLRSAIRNYAIALAANDTFRDAAGVGKLLASFGLTAKDFTNRFTSPARRDS; encoded by the coding sequence ATGGCCATCGACTTCGGAGCGTTGAAGCAGCCGCGCACTGCCGATACACTTATCGACCCGCGCGACATCTTCAACGCGCTTCCCACCAAAACGTCCGGAATGAATTTCCTCCGGGGCCCACAGGATCAGGTCCTAGAGAAGTGGTTTGCTCGGCGGTCACAGCGAGACGTGGTGGTCAAACTCAACACTGGTGGGGGTAAAACTGTCGTCGGCCTGCTCATCGCCAAGAGTTCACTCGCCGAAGGTAAGGGTCCCGTCGCCTACCTGGTCCCCGATAAATACCTCGTAGACCAAGTCATCGCCGAGGCTAACAAACTTGGCATCTGCGTGGTTAACGACCCCAAAAGCTTCGCCTACTCTCAAGGGTCAGCCATCTTGGTTGACACCTTCCAGAAACTATTCAACGGAAAGTCTGTCTTCGGCGTCGGCGGGAGCGTTGGGCGATCGCCCTCAGTTCGCCTTCCTAACACCGTCATCATTGATGACGCCCACGCTTGCCTAAACAAGGCTGAGCAGGCCTTCCGGCTCGCTATCCCGAGCGAGCATGACGCCTACGAAAAGCTCCTAGCGCTGTTTGAGTCAACGCTCGAAGATCAGTCGCCAGCCGGATTCGTTGCGCTCAAGGCAAAGTCGAGCAGCGGTGTTCAACAGGTCCCCTATTGGTCTTGGGCCGAGAAGCAGCGCGAGGTCATCACCACCCTGCAGCCCCTGACGAACGAAGGCGACTATCAGTTCTCGTGGCCGCTCATCGCTGATGCACTGCCAATCTCTCGCGCGGTGTTTACCTCCGACGCACTTGAGATCGAAGCGCCGTGCCTGCCTTCCGACATCGTTACCGGGTTCAGCCAGGCCGAGCGCCGCATCTATTTGACGGCAACGCTCGCCGACGACGGCATCTTGGTAAGACACCTAGGTGCCGACCCGAAAGCCGTGGCAAATCCGATAACGCCGGCCAGCGCCGGCGATATCGGTGATCGTCTGATTCTCGTCCCACAGCAGACACACCCCACAGCAGCCGACGATGAGATCCGGGACCTCATCGTCGACCTTGCCGCCACGCGCAACATCGTCGTAATCGTACCGAGCGAGCGTAGAGCGGAGTACTGGCGGCCCTACGCCAAGTTTGTCCTAGCCAAGGACACGTTGACGCGGGGCATCGACCAACTGCGCCAGAACCCGGGCCTAGGTCTGGTCGTTCTCATTAATCGGTACGACGGCGTAGATCTCCCCGGCGACGTCTGTCACGTTCTCGTGGTTGATGGTCTTCCTGAGGCCATGTCAGGAACAGAACGAGTCGACCAGTCGCAACTGGCAGGCTCCGAGCTACTGGTGGCGCGACAGGTGCAGCGGCTTGAACAAGGGATGGGCCGTGCTACACGCTCCAACGACGACCACTGTGTCGTCTTCCTGCTCGACAACCGGCTGGCTGAGCGCCTGCACGGGAACGGAGCTCGCGACTGCTTTTCCCCCGCCACCCGCGCTCAGCTCAAGCTGTCCGAAAGGATCGCAGCGCAGCTGGAAGGTACCAGCCTGGATACGCTGAAGGAGGCTGCCCTCCAGTGTCTCAACCGTGATCCAGACTGGCTGGCGATCAGCCGTGCCACTCTTGCTCCTCTGCGATACGAGCAGGCCAACGTCAGTGAGCTATCGGTGGCCAGCCGCGAAGCCTTCGAACATGCCGTCGCTGGCGATTTCAACGCTGCGCTGAAAGCGATGCGGCGGGCAGTCGAAGCCGCGGACGGCCCGGCTGAGGAAGGCTACGTGCTGCAGCAGTACGCTGCCTACGAGCATCGCATCAACCCTGTTCAGGCTCAGCAGACCCAGAAGTCGGCGAACCGGAAGAATCGCAGTGTCCTGCGCCCTATGGAAGGCGTCGAATACGAAAAGCTGTCGGCACCAACGCTGGAGCAAGGCGCGTCGGCATCAGCCAACCTTCAACAACGCTACACCTCAGGCAACGAGTTGCTGCTAGGTGTCAATGCGCTGTTGGAGGACCTTTCGTGGAATGTGCGCGCCGAAGCTTTCGAGCAGGCATGGCACAACTTGGCGGATCATATCGGCTTCAATGGCCAGCGTCCCGAGCGGGACACCGGCCGTGGACCAGACAACCTGTGGGCACTGGCTGATAGGTCCTTCCACATCATCGAAGCTAAGAACCAGGTAAAGGAGTCGAACCCGGTCTACAAGAAGCACGCCGAGCAACTCTCCAACGCGATGGACTGGTTCCGGCAGTTGTACGGCACGAAGACCGCTGCGACGCCAGTGCTGGTGCACGCTAACGCGGTATTCGACAAGAAGGCTGCTGTCCCGATCGGCTGTCGTGTCGTCACCAAGGAGAAGCTGGACTCCCTCCGCAGTGCCATTCGTAACTATGCGATTGCCCTTGCCGCGAACGACACCTTCCGCGACGCGGCTGGCGTCGGGAAGTTGCTCGCCTCGTTCGGACTTACGGCCAAAGACTTCACCAATAGGTTCACTTCACCAGCGCGACGCGATAGCTGA
- a CDS encoding transposase family protein yields MIHTSQSGNLPVAGSRVLGLFRCIQVTVLTLRHNLTQELLADIHTVSQSTISRVITVYTPLIAEALQAWVPGTGDLDPDRQYIIDGTLAPCWSWSKRPELYSGKHHTTGVNLQVACTLTGHLAWISPPLPGSVHDAKAIKESGFLETLDATTHIGDKEPYSQPSSSAPWLVALLADTPSVNKPQGLHRIGNDHPRPETRPW; encoded by the coding sequence ATGATCCACACATCCCAGTCCGGAAACCTTCCCGTAGCAGGATCCCGTGTCCTAGGATTGTTCCGCTGTATCCAAGTCACTGTGTTGACGCTCAGACACAATCTCACCCAAGAGTTACTGGCCGACATCCACACGGTTTCCCAATCCACCATCTCGAGGGTGATTACGGTTTACACTCCCTTGATCGCCGAGGCCCTCCAAGCCTGGGTGCCCGGCACGGGGGACCTCGACCCAGACCGCCAGTACATCATCGACGGTACTCTGGCGCCCTGCTGGTCATGGTCGAAGCGTCCCGAACTGTACTCAGGCAAGCACCACACAACGGGAGTGAACCTGCAAGTGGCCTGCACCCTGACCGGACACCTCGCCTGGATCTCCCCACCCCTGCCGGGCAGTGTGCATGATGCAAAGGCAATCAAGGAATCCGGCTTCCTCGAGACACTTGATGCCACGACGCATATTGGAGACAAGGAGCCTTATTCACAGCCTTCCTCAAGTGCGCCCTGGCTAGTGGCTTTGCTGGCCGACACGCCGTCTGTGAATAAGCCTCAAGGGCTACATCGGATTGGGAATGATCACCCCCGCCCGGAAACCCGCCCATGGTGA
- a CDS encoding SIR2 family protein — MTKGRYALSFSKNPVFKDFIKTICSGEPIVLVLGAGVSIESGLPTWSGLLDQLGESIKDEHLNDLLRAAETDPSRRAALTLSALHMNSGVGDNHRIVETLYKTLPQASGNLLLSLVSLIKRLGSKVKVITLNYDDCLEYALVKDGGYLLRDVHPYALEERDQWKECVNGVAILHVHGFLTRDQREGATTKCDWENKGPVILSEGEYIQYGSTVQQIVHEEAARAHLIFVGTSLTDANITYPLSDRYAHRGGGSGKEVLPLKSAFALLVPNESAATKVYRYMDEDARKKTNIAQLTDTYFSMLSNHIRQTYGITTVRLNSYSQVTQAIREATLAVDNNEHYFDNSDDSSIRYGKRYQRIMRNIYKRLAVAPGGIAPGGNKSRRLSDKLEKALNVRVRPVLNELLEELIDSYANSSGRSDQRWCNEKTARQNFDEERFGLYLWLRSALAKGSDNEFEVFIAGASSYSRRDGITMSQRSTVSQNSIYASARSVASGTMELFSRRYSDDVFERPGEALDRPWNTHWSVPISVSEPDLGTGGAPGRVCVGALVLQSSKYDQAPGEDFDSQKHSLLALVYQNAAHNQRLSECLAQCGTDLVANFPSIERKSSHHRRADCFY, encoded by the coding sequence ATGACAAAGGGGCGATACGCCCTCTCCTTTAGCAAGAATCCTGTCTTTAAGGATTTCATTAAGACGATTTGCTCTGGCGAGCCGATCGTCTTGGTGTTGGGGGCTGGCGTATCGATCGAATCGGGGTTGCCTACGTGGAGCGGGCTGCTTGATCAGCTTGGCGAAAGCATCAAGGACGAACACTTGAATGATCTTCTCCGAGCTGCGGAAACCGATCCTTCGAGGAGGGCAGCCCTAACGCTCTCTGCACTTCATATGAACAGTGGCGTTGGTGACAATCACCGGATTGTTGAAACGCTATATAAGACGCTTCCTCAAGCGAGTGGAAACCTGCTCTTGTCGCTAGTCAGTCTTATTAAGAGACTGGGCTCCAAGGTTAAGGTTATTACCCTCAACTACGACGATTGCCTCGAGTATGCACTTGTCAAGGATGGCGGCTATCTCTTGCGCGACGTGCACCCCTACGCGCTCGAGGAAAGAGATCAGTGGAAGGAATGTGTGAACGGTGTTGCAATTCTCCATGTCCATGGATTCCTGACGAGAGATCAAAGGGAGGGTGCCACTACGAAGTGCGATTGGGAGAATAAGGGGCCGGTCATATTGAGCGAAGGGGAATATATACAATATGGTTCAACGGTTCAACAGATTGTACACGAAGAAGCAGCGAGAGCACATCTTATATTTGTTGGAACAAGCCTGACTGATGCGAATATAACTTACCCTCTCAGTGATAGATATGCCCACAGAGGTGGGGGGTCAGGCAAGGAAGTCCTGCCACTTAAGTCAGCGTTCGCGCTCCTCGTCCCAAATGAAAGCGCAGCCACGAAAGTTTATCGTTATATGGACGAGGATGCCCGAAAGAAGACCAATATAGCTCAGCTGACTGATACATACTTCAGTATGCTCAGCAATCACATTAGACAGACCTACGGCATCACGACCGTCAGACTGAACTCTTACAGTCAGGTGACTCAGGCGATAAGAGAGGCGACTTTGGCTGTTGACAATAATGAACATTACTTTGATAATTCTGACGATTCTTCGATCCGATACGGCAAGCGTTACCAAAGAATCATGCGCAATATCTACAAACGACTAGCCGTCGCTCCAGGCGGCATCGCGCCTGGGGGCAACAAGTCCCGGCGCTTAAGCGACAAGCTAGAAAAGGCGCTCAATGTCCGCGTTCGTCCAGTACTTAACGAGCTGCTAGAAGAGTTAATTGACTCCTACGCCAACTCCAGCGGCAGATCCGATCAGCGATGGTGTAACGAAAAGACTGCAAGGCAAAATTTTGATGAAGAAAGATTCGGCTTGTATCTCTGGCTGAGGAGCGCTTTAGCAAAGGGCAGTGATAATGAATTTGAGGTGTTTATTGCAGGCGCTTCAAGCTATTCGAGACGCGACGGAATCACGATGAGCCAAAGGTCAACGGTTAGCCAAAATTCAATCTACGCATCGGCAAGATCTGTCGCTAGTGGCACCATGGAACTATTCTCCCGGCGTTATAGCGACGATGTTTTTGAACGTCCTGGTGAAGCTTTGGATAGACCTTGGAATACACACTGGTCCGTTCCAATTTCTGTGTCTGAGCCTGATCTTGGAACTGGTGGAGCGCCTGGACGCGTCTGCGTCGGAGCGCTAGTCCTACAGTCAAGCAAGTATGACCAGGCGCCTGGTGAGGATTTTGACTCCCAGAAACACAGCTTGCTCGCCCTGGTGTATCAGAATGCCGCTCATAATCAACGTCTGAGCGAATGCCTTGCCCAATGTGGCACTGACCTTGTTGCGAACTTTCCTAGTATTGAACGCAAAAGCTCGCATCATAGGCGAGCAGATTGTTTTTATTAA